The genomic stretch GCCTGAGCGAAACCCTCGATGCCATCAAGATGGCCCAGGATGCCGGTTTCACTGCCGTGATTTCACATCGTTCCGGTGAAACCGAGGACACCACCATTGCCGATCTGGCGGTGGCGACCTGCGCCGGCCAGATCAAGACCGGTTCCCTGTGCCGTTCGGATCGTGTTGCCAAGTACAACCAGCTGCTGCGCATCGAAGAAGCGCTGGACGGTAAGGCGCCTTACCGCGGCCTGAGCGAAATCAAAGGGCAGGGCTGATCGACTGATCCCACCGGTTCTGGCAGAGTGTCTGGCCGGTAATTGGCGAAAAACTGTTAAGGCCATCGTGTTCTGGGCGAAATTCCGGACATGATGGCCTTTTTGTACAGGCAGTTAGAAGAATTTGTTGCTAATCTACTCTAAGGTCTATACTCAACGTCCGGCGTTGGTATTTTGATTGATTGAATTTTGAACGGAATCGGCAATGAAGTTGCTCTGGACCTTAATGGTGGTTGTGATTCTCCTGCTGCAGGTGCGCCTGTGGGTCGGGGAGGGCAGCTTTGCGCAGGTATGGGCTCTGGAGCAGTCCATTGCCGAGCAACGTGAAGAAAATGCCGAGCTGGCTACCCGCAATGAACGTCTCTATGCGGAAGTCAGGAATCTG from Marinobacter adhaerens HP15 encodes the following:
- a CDS encoding septum formation initiator family protein; protein product: MKLLWTLMVVVILLLQVRLWVGEGSFAQVWALEQSIAEQREENAELATRNERLYAEVRNLRNEQGAVEERARMNLGLIRDDETFFLVVEN